A region from the Aquila chrysaetos chrysaetos chromosome 15, bAquChr1.4, whole genome shotgun sequence genome encodes:
- the PFDN5 gene encoding prefoldin subunit 5, which produces MAQTVNVGELPLPQLELLKGQLDQEVEFLSSSIAQLKVVQTKYVEAKDCLNVLNKSNEGKDLLVPLTSSMYVPGKLSDVERVLIDVGTGYYVEKTADDARDFFKRKIDFLTKQMEKIQPALQEKHAMKQAVVEMMSQKIQQLTALGATQGATTKA; this is translated from the exons ATGGCGCAGACGGTGAACGTGGGGGAGCTGCCGCTGCcgcagctggagctgctcaAGGGGCAGCTGGACCAG GAGGTGGAGTTCCTCTCGTCCTCTATCGCTCAGCTCAAGGTGGTGCAGACCAAGTATGTGGAAGCCAAGGACTGCCTCAACGTGCTCAACAAGAGCAATGAAG GGAAGGACCTGCTGGtgcccctcaccagctct ATGTATGTCCCAGGGAAGCTCTCGGATGTCGAGCGTGTCCTGATCGATGTCGGAACCGGCTACTATGTGGAGAAG ACAGCAGACGACGCCCGAGACTTTTTCAAGCGGAAAATCGACTTCCTGACGAAGCAGATGGAGAAGATCCAGCCAGCGCTGCAGGAGAAACACGCCATGAAGCAGG ctgtgGTGGAAATGATGAGCCAGAAGATCCAGCAGCTCACAGCCTTGGGAGCCACGCAGGGTGCAACCACCAAGGCTTAG
- the LOC115350896 gene encoding zinc finger protein 883-like, producing MEVFGTPLGVQPGPPRGCPHVTPSLCLLLLTAPGRVPPSERAGTAAMDTEGEPSARDPRDPQDAELPEGTSAAHPSPPASGSEPPGRPARPRRKAPARRPAKTPGHPGGLGPLKELLGLRGGRLRPTICSECGKGFSRSSDLARHQITHTGEKPYTCGACGKGFSQNSNLVTHQRIHTGEKPYACGACGKRFSESSALIQHQRTHTGEKPYSCGECGKRFSVSSNLIRHRRTHTDEKPYICGECGDGFRHKSQLHRHQKLHAAERPFICNECGKSFSHWSKLLRHQRTHTGERPSTCGECGKSFSQNSHLVQHRRTHTGEKPYRCGDCGKSFSWSSNLIQHQRIHTGEKPYTCGQCGKSFTQSKNLIKHQRTHSGARPHRCGQCGRGFAQSTNLLKHQRVHAARGQPSPCPECGQSCRDGAELERHRAQAHGHEPYICVECGESFAKSATLNRHKRVHKPLFVR from the exons atggaaGTGTTCGGGACCCCCCTTGGGGTGCagccgggacccccccgggggTGCCCCCATGTCACTCCATCTCTTTGCCTGCTCCTTCTCACCGCCCCGGGCAGGGTCCCCCCGTCTGAGCGTGCTGGGACAGCGGCGATGGACACGGAGGGGGAGCCGTCCGCCCGggacccccgggacccccaggATGCCGAGCTGCCGGAGGGGACCTCCGCAG cccaccccagcccaccGGCCTCCGGCAGTGAGCCACCTGGCCGCCCGGCGAGGCCGCGACGGAAAGCGCCGGCACGTCGACCGGCCAAAACGCCGGGACACCCGGGGGGCCTGGGACCGctgaaggagctgctggggctgcgggggggtCGCCTGCGCCCCACCATCTGCAGCGAGTGCGGGAAGGGTTTCAGCCGCAGCTCGGACCTGGCACGTCACCAGATCACCCACACCGGCGAGAAGCCCTACACCTGCGGCGCCTGCGGCAAAGGCTTCAGCCAAAACTCCAACCTGGTCACCCACCAACGTATCCACACCGGCGAAAAGCCCTACGCCTGCGGCGCTTGCGGCAAACGGTTCAGTGAGAGCTCGGCCCTCATCCAGCATCAGCGGACCCACACCGGCGAGAAACCCTATAGCTGCGGCGAGTGCGGGAAACGCTTCAGCGTCAGCTCCAACCTCATCCGTCACCGCCGCACCCACACCGACGAGAAGCCCTACATCTGTGGGGAGTGCGGGGACGGCTTTCGCCACAAGTCCCAGCTCCATCGGCATCAGAAGCTTCACGCCGC ggaa CGCCCCTTTATCTGCAACGAGTGCGGGAAGAGCTTCAGCCACTGGTCGAAGCTGCTGCGGCATCAGCGGACTCACACCGGGGAACGGCCCAGCACCTGCGGGGAGTGCGGCAAGAGCTTCAGCCAAAACTCGCACCTGGTTCAGCACCGTCGGACGCACACCGGGGAGAAGCCGTATCGCTGCGGGGACTGCGGCAAGAGCTTCAGCTGGAGCTCCAACCTCATCCAACACCAGCGCATCCACACCGGGGAGAAGCCCTACACCTGCGGGCAGTGCGGCAAGAGCTTCACCCAAAGCAAGAACCTCATCAAGCACCAACGCACCCACTCGGGCGCCCGGCCCCACCGCTGCGGGCAGTGCGGCCGCGGCTTTGCGCAGAGCACCAACCTGCTGAAGCATCAGCGGGTTCACGCTGCCCGTGGCCAACCCTCGCCCTGCCCGGAGTGCGGGCAGAGCTGCCGTGACGGGGCCGAGCTGGAGCGTCACCGGGCGCAGGCTCACGGCCACGAGCCCTACATCTGCGTGGAGTGCGGGGAGAGCTTCGCCAAGAGTGCCACGCTCAACCGCCACAAGCGCGTCCACAAGCCCCTCTTCGTCCGCTGA
- the ASB8 gene encoding ankyrin repeat and SOCS box protein 8 isoform X2, whose amino-acid sequence MWYIMQSIQSKYSLSERLIRTIAAIRSFPRDNVEDLIGRVNALDGYNRTALHYAAEKDETCVEILLEYGANPNALDGNKDTPLHWAAFKNNAECVRSLLENGALVNARDYNNDTPLSWAAMKGNLESVSILLDFGAEVRVVNLKGQTPISRLVALLVRGLGTEREDSCFDLLHRAIGHFELRKNGSMPWEVTRDQQLCEKLTLLCSAPGTLQTLSRYAVRRSLGVRFLPEAVKQLPLPTCLKEYVLLLS is encoded by the exons ATGTGGTACATCATGCAGAGCATCCAGAGCAAGTACTCGCTGTCGGAGCGGCTCATCCGCACCATCGCCGCCATCCGCTCCTTCCCGCGGGACAACGTGGAGGATCTCATCGGCAGG gTCAACGCCCTGGATGGCTACAACCGCACAGCCCTTCACTATGCAGCGGAAAAGGATGAAACCTGTGTGGAAATCCTCCTGGAGTACGGAGCCAACCCAAACGCTCTGGACGGCAATAAGGACACCCCGCTCCACTGGGCCGCCTTCAAGAACAACGCCGAGTGTGTGCGGTCGCTGCTGGAGAACGGCGCTTTGGTGAATGCCCGCGATTACAACAACGACACGCCGCTCAGCTGGGCGGCCATGAAGGGTAACCTGGAGAGCGTCAGCATCCTGCTCGACTTCGGGGCGGAGGTTCGGGTGGTTAATTTGAAAGGCCAAACCCCCATCTCGCGGTTGGTGGCATTGCTGGTTCGGGGATTGGGTACAGAGCGCGAGGATTCCTGCTTCGATCTTCTCCATCGAGCTATCGGACATTTTGAGCTGAGAAAAAACGGCAGCATGCCCTGGGAGGTGACCAGGGATCAGCAGCTCTGCGAAAAGCTCACGCTGCTCTGCTCGGCCCCTGGTACCCTACAGACGCTGTCGCGTTATGCCGTACGCCGCAGCCTGGGCGTGCGGTTCCTGCCGGAGGCGGTGAAGCAGCTGCCCTTGCCCACCTGCCTGAAGGAGTACGTGTTGCTCCTTAGTTAA
- the ASB8 gene encoding ankyrin repeat and SOCS box protein 8 isoform X1 gives MWYIMQSIQSKYSLSERLIRTIAAIRSFPRDNVEDLIGRGADVNCMHGTLKPLHCACMVADADCVELLLQKGAEVNALDGYNRTALHYAAEKDETCVEILLEYGANPNALDGNKDTPLHWAAFKNNAECVRSLLENGALVNARDYNNDTPLSWAAMKGNLESVSILLDFGAEVRVVNLKGQTPISRLVALLVRGLGTEREDSCFDLLHRAIGHFELRKNGSMPWEVTRDQQLCEKLTLLCSAPGTLQTLSRYAVRRSLGVRFLPEAVKQLPLPTCLKEYVLLLS, from the exons ATGTGGTACATCATGCAGAGCATCCAGAGCAAGTACTCGCTGTCGGAGCGGCTCATCCGCACCATCGCCGCCATCCGCTCCTTCCCGCGGGACAACGTGGAGGATCTCATCGGCAGG GGCGCAGACGTGAACTGCATGCACGGCACCCTGAAACCGCTGCATTGCGCCTGTATGGTGGCTGACGCTGACTGCGtcgagctgctgctgcagaagggagCGGAG gTCAACGCCCTGGATGGCTACAACCGCACAGCCCTTCACTATGCAGCGGAAAAGGATGAAACCTGTGTGGAAATCCTCCTGGAGTACGGAGCCAACCCAAACGCTCTGGACGGCAATAAGGACACCCCGCTCCACTGGGCCGCCTTCAAGAACAACGCCGAGTGTGTGCGGTCGCTGCTGGAGAACGGCGCTTTGGTGAATGCCCGCGATTACAACAACGACACGCCGCTCAGCTGGGCGGCCATGAAGGGTAACCTGGAGAGCGTCAGCATCCTGCTCGACTTCGGGGCGGAGGTTCGGGTGGTTAATTTGAAAGGCCAAACCCCCATCTCGCGGTTGGTGGCATTGCTGGTTCGGGGATTGGGTACAGAGCGCGAGGATTCCTGCTTCGATCTTCTCCATCGAGCTATCGGACATTTTGAGCTGAGAAAAAACGGCAGCATGCCCTGGGAGGTGACCAGGGATCAGCAGCTCTGCGAAAAGCTCACGCTGCTCTGCTCGGCCCCTGGTACCCTACAGACGCTGTCGCGTTATGCCGTACGCCGCAGCCTGGGCGTGCGGTTCCTGCCGGAGGCGGTGAAGCAGCTGCCCTTGCCCACCTGCCTGAAGGAGTACGTGTTGCTCCTTAGTTAA
- the PFKM gene encoding ATP-dependent 6-phosphofructokinase, muscle type, whose amino-acid sequence MAQTPPGHGHTENLGAGKAIAVLTSGGDAQGMNAAVRAVVRVGIYTGAKVYFVHEGYQGLVDGGDNIKEATWESVSMMLQLGGTVIGSARCQDFRTREGRLKAARNLVKRGITNLCVIGGDGSLTGADTFRAEWSSLLAELVKVGGITAEEAKKSSYLNIVGMVGSIDNDFCGTDMTIGTDSALHRIMEIVDAITTTAQSHQRTFVLEVMGRHCGYLALITALACGADWVFIPESPPEDDWEDHLCRRLTETRVGGSRLNIIIVAEGAIDKHGKAITSDDIKNLVVKRLGYDTRVTILGHVQRGGTPSAFDRILGSRMGVEAVMALLEGTPDTPACVVSLSGNQAVRLPLMECVQVTKDVTTAMNEGRFDEALKLRGRSFQNNWNVYKLLAHIRPPSTKSGYTLAVLNVGAPAAGMNAAVRSTVRIGLIHGHRMLAVHDGFEGLAYGKLEEISWERVGSWTGLGGSKLGTKRTLPKKYFEEISATISNFGIHGLIIIGGFEAFTGSLELMEGRAKYEELCIPLCIIPATVSNNVPGSDFSIGADTALNTITTTCDRIKQSAAGTKRRVFIIETMGGFCGYLATMAGLAAGADAAYIYEEHFNIHDLQVNVEHLTEKMKTTVKRGLVLRNERCNENYTTDFIYNLYSEEGKGIFDCRKNVLGHMQQGGTPTPFDRNFGTKMGAKAVAWITGKIKECSRHGRIFANTADSACLLGMRKRSLVFQPITDLKEQTDFEHRIPKEQWWLKLRPILKILAKYNIELDTSEKAHLEHVTHKRISLESNI is encoded by the exons ATGGCACAGACACCGCCAGGACATGGGCACACCGAGAACCTTGGTGCCGGCAAAGCCATCGCCGTCCTCACCTCTGGGGGGGACGCCCAGG gCATGAACGCAGCCGTCCGCGCCGTGGTGCGGGTGGGCATCTACACCGGTGCCAAGGTCTACTTCGTGCATGAG GGCTATCAGGGGCTGGTGGACGGTGGGGACAACATCAAGGAGGCCACGTGGGAAAGCGTCTCCATGATGCTGCAGCTG GGGGGCACGGTCATCGGCAGCGCCCGGTGCCAGGATTTTCGGACTCGGGAGGGACGCCTGAAAGCCGCCCGTAACCTGGTGAAACGCGGCATCACCAACCTCTGTGTCATCGGCGGCGATGGCAGCCTCACCGGCGCCGACACCTTCCGGGCCGAGTGGAGCAGCCTCTTGGCCGAGCTGGTTAAAGTGG GGGGAATCACGGCGGAGGAGGCGAAGAAGTCGAGTTACCTGAACATCGTGGGCATGGTGGGCTCCATCGACAACGACTTCTGCGGCACTGACATGACCATCGGCACCGACTCGGCGCTGCACCGTATCATGGAGATTGTAGATGCCATCACCACCACGGCCCAGAG CCACCAGCGGACCTTCGTGCTGGAAGTGATGGGTCGTCACTGCGG CTACCTGGCGCTCATCACCGCCCTGGCCTGCGGCGCTGACTGGGTCTTCATCCCCGAGTCCCCCCCCGAGGATGACTGGGAAGATCACTTGTGCCGGAGGCTGACGGAG ACCCGCGTGGGCGGCTCGAGGTTGAACATCATCATCGTGGCCGAGGGCGCCATCGACAAGCACGGCAAGGCCATCACCTCTGACGACATCAAAAAC CTGGTGGTGAAGCGTTTGGGATATGACACCCGGGTCACCATCCTGGGCCACGTCCAGCGTGGCGGGACACCCTCCGCCTTTGATCGCATCCTG GGCAGCCGGATGGGTGTTGAAGCTGTCATGGCTCTGCTGGAGGGGACCCCCGACACCCCCGCCTGCGTCGTCAGCCTCTCGGGCAACCAAGCCGTGCGCCTGCCCCTTATGGAGTGCGTCCAGGTG ACCAAAGACGTGACGACGGCGATGAACGAGGGACGCTTTGATGAGGCCCTGAAGCTGCGGGGCCG GAGTTTCCAGAACAACTGGAACGTGTACAAGCTGCTGGCACACATCCGCCCTCCCTCCACCAAG AGCGGCTACACGCTGGCCGTGCTCAACGTGGGCGCCCCGGCTGCCGGCATGAACGCGGCCGTCAGGTCGACCGTGCGGATCGGACTCATCCACGGGCACCGGATGCTGGCGGTGCACGATGGCTTCGAAGGGCTCGCCTACGGGAAG CTGGAAGAGATCAGCTGGGAAAGGGTCGGCAGCTGGACAGGGCTGGGAGGATCCAAACTGGGGACAAAGAG GACCTTGCCCAAGAAATACTTTGAGGAAATCAGCGCCACCATCAGCAACTTCGGCATCCACGGGCTGATCATTATCGGCGGCTTCGAG GCTTTCACGGGCAGCCTGGAGCTGATGGAGGGGAGGGCCAAGTACGAGGAGCTCTGCATCCCGCTCTGCATCATCCCCGCCACCGTCTCCAACAACGTCCCCGGCTCCGACTTCAGCATTGGCGCCGACACCGCGCTCAACACCATCACCACA ACCTGTGACCGCATCAAGCAGTCAGCGGCCGGGACCAAGCGTCGCGTCTTCATCATCGAGACCATGGGCGGCTTCTGCGGCTACTTGGCCACCATGGCAGGGCTGGCGGCCGGTGCCGATGCCGCCTACATCTACGAGGAGCACTTCAACATCCACGACCTGCAG GTCAACGTGGAGCATTTAACTGAGAAGATGAAGACGACGGTGAAGAGGGGACTGGTGCTCAG GAACGAGCGGTGCAACGAGAACTACACCACCGACTTCATCTACAACCTCTACTCGGAGGAGGGGAAGGGTATTTTCGACTGCCGGAAAAATGTGCTGGGGCACATGCAGCAG GGCGGCACCCCGACCCCCTTCGACAGGAACTTCGGCACCAAAATGGGTGCCAAGGCGGTGGCCTGGATCACCGGGAAGATCAAGGAGTGTTCCCGGCACG GTCGGATCTTCGCCAACACAGCTGACTCGGCTTGTCTGCTGGGTATGCGCAAGCGCAGCCTCGTCTTCCAGCCCATCACCGACCTCAAGGAGCAGACGGATTTCGA gCACCGCATCCCCAAGGAGCAGTGGTGGCTGAAGCTTCGTCCCATCCTAAAAATCCTGGCCAAGTACAACATCGAGCTGGACACCTCGGAGAAAGCCCACCTGGAGCATGTCACACACAAGAGGATCTCACTCGAGTCCAACATCTAA